The nucleotide sequence CTGCACCAAAAGAATCTGGCGAACCTTGATGACTTCCTGAATCTTGTAGCGGCGCGGCTTGGGTCGACGCTGCGGACGAATTTCTTCGACGGTGTCATCATCGGCAACCGACTCAATCGAATCGTCTTTGCCTTCCGACTGCTCATCATCGTTCCAGTCGTCTTTGGCAGCCGTATCGTCGCTCGTTACTTCGGGTTCGGCTTTGACGTCCTCGGCTGTCGCGTCTCCAGGCTTTGCCTGACCATCACCCGCCGCACCCGGGGCGTCGATTGGCTCGGCGAGTTCCGCTTCGCCCTGGGTAAGATCAACAACATCCATCCCCGGAATGGCATCCGCAGCATCCGCGACGGGCGCTGCATCATCTCCTTCCGGCGTGACGTCTTTCGTCTCGACCGCATCCGCCTGTTCCGTTTGCGCGGCTTTGGACCGTGAACGGGTACGGCGGCGGTGCTTGGGCTTTTCGCTTTCGTCCGCGTCTTCTTCTGCTTGTTTCTCGGCTTCGGCGTATTCTTCAGCCATCAGCGCTTCGCGATCAGCGACCGGAATCTGATAGTAGTCCGGGTGGATCTCCGAGAAGGCCAAGAAGCCGTGCCGGTTCCCACCGTAATCAACGAAGGCCGCCTGCAGCGAGGGTTCTACCCGCGTTACTTTTGCCAGATAGATATTTCCGGACAGTTGGCGGCGATTTTCGGATTCAAAGTCGAATTCCTCGACCTTGCTTCCATCGACCACGACGACGCGGGTTTCCTCCGCATGCGTGGCGTCAATGAGCATCTTTTTTGACATTTATTCTCTATATACGCACCAGCGCGCCCTGCCCGGCAGTCTGAAGCCGCACGCAGAACACGGGTGTCTGGTCTGGTCCGGGCACACAGGACAAATTGTTCCCTCCTGAGCGCAAGCGCCCCAGAGTGGATTGCAGTTTGTCTCTTGCGTCCCATCGGTTTGTCCTCGGTACCATCAAAGGCACCCAAAATTCGCCCGGCCAACCTTTCGGGGCGCGGACAGCTCGTTACCCTTGCGGGCATTTTCGTCTGAACCGGGTCGGCAGATTTGCCGAAACGACCGGCACCAGTGAAACTCGGGGCAGAAACAACTCTCTGCCATTAGGTCATTAAACCGCTACGTTCAGAAAATACAATGGCATTTCCGAGATTGATCACTTTTTAGAGATATTAGAGATAGTCGGCTCGCTGCAGCCCATATTTGGCCATTTTTTCGTTCAACGTGCGGCGCGGCAAACAAAGTTCTTCCATCACGCTTGCGATGGACCCACGGTGGCGGCGCATCGTGTTGTCGATCAGCATGCGTTCGAACGCCTCGACATATTCCTTCAGCGGCTTGCCTTCCTGCGTCAGGCTGGTCGGCACGGCTTCGTTGTCGGAGATCAGCAGCGATGTGATCGACCCCGATCCCTTCCTGCTTTGAAGCACAGCGCGTTCGGCGATGTTCTGCAACTGCCGAACGTTGCCCGGCCATGGTGCCTGCAGCATCTGCGCGGCCTCTTGGGCCGCGACCTTCGGCGCCTCGCAGCCGTATTCTTCGGCAAAGCTTTGTGTAAACGCACTGAATAGCGTCAGGATATCGTCGCCGCGCTTGCGCAAAGGCGGCACATTGATGCGCAGCCCCGCGATACGGTGAAACAGATCAGGGCGGATCACCTGCTCCAGACGCGAAGTCGGATCTTGCAGGTTCGACACCGCGATGATGCGCGGGGCTTCACCGTCCTTATCCTCATTGAGAGCAACCAGAAGCCGCGACTGCGCATCGGCGCTCAGCGCTTCGATGTCTTCCAGAATGAGCGTCCCCCCACGCGCTTCGATCAGTAGTGGCAGTTCACCGCCGCCCGTGCCGTCACCCAGCAGCCGGGTTGTCTGCACCTCCGGTTCGCCTGACGCGCAGAAGTGATGCATCACCGGCCGGTTCGCGCGCGGCCCCACGGCGTGGAGCGCATGCGCCACCAAGGTCTTGCCGGTCCCCGTCTCTCCTTCGATCAGCACATGTCCTTCGGCTTGCCCAACATCCAGAATGTCATCTCGCAACTGCGTCATGGACGGGCTGTCGCCCATTAACCTGCCCATTGCACCTGTACCGCTGGCCAATTCGTTGCGCAGTTCGCGGTTATCGAGTGTCTTGCGGCGGGCGTTACAGGCACGACCGACAATCTCTGCCATCTTTTCCGGATCGAAGGGTTTCTCGAGAAAGTCGAACGCCCCAACGCGCATGGCCTCGACGGCCATGGGCACATCGCCATGCCCTGTGATCAGCACGACCGGAAGCGCGCTGTCCAAATGCATGAGGCGCTTCAAAAACGCCATGCCGTCCATTTCGGGCATCTTGATGTCGGTCACCACAATGCCCTCGAAACCGGGCTTGATGACGGCCAGCGCTTCTTTTGCGCTGGCGAAAGCTTGGGTCTGGAACCCCGACAGGGACAGCCACTGACTGATGGACTGCCGCATGTCCAACTCGTCATCCACGATCGCGATTTTTATATCTTGTGCCATTCTGCTCACTCCGCAGCCAACCCCTCTTC is from Qingshengfaniella alkalisoli and encodes:
- a CDS encoding sigma-54-dependent transcriptional regulator, giving the protein MAQDIKIAIVDDELDMRQSISQWLSLSGFQTQAFASAKEALAVIKPGFEGIVVTDIKMPEMDGMAFLKRLMHLDSALPVVLITGHGDVPMAVEAMRVGAFDFLEKPFDPEKMAEIVGRACNARRKTLDNRELRNELASGTGAMGRLMGDSPSMTQLRDDILDVGQAEGHVLIEGETGTGKTLVAHALHAVGPRANRPVMHHFCASGEPEVQTTRLLGDGTGGGELPLLIEARGGTLILEDIEALSADAQSRLLVALNEDKDGEAPRIIAVSNLQDPTSRLEQVIRPDLFHRIAGLRINVPPLRKRGDDILTLFSAFTQSFAEEYGCEAPKVAAQEAAQMLQAPWPGNVRQLQNIAERAVLQSRKGSGSITSLLISDNEAVPTSLTQEGKPLKEYVEAFERMLIDNTMRRHRGSIASVMEELCLPRRTLNEKMAKYGLQRADYL